One Ricinus communis isolate WT05 ecotype wild-type chromosome 7, ASM1957865v1, whole genome shotgun sequence genomic region harbors:
- the LOC8274829 gene encoding septum-promoting GTP-binding protein 1 produces the protein MVQFCLGKKIQRRFSILRRCILRAWNQILMCSLGKPIQYHMLPHRLTVPTPVATIVPTSGSVSSSPTSSPPPPPMCVSHHDHKDSDLVALKISLLGDCQIGKTSFLAKYVGNEKEEKGMLKGGMNMMDKTLMVKGARISYNLWEVDGDEGSRGQIPVACKDSVAILIMFDLTSRVTLNGVIRWYQEARKWNQNAIPIIIGTKFDDFIQLPIDLQWAIASQARAYAKAVNATLFFSSATYNINVNKIFKFITAKLFDLPWTPERNLTVGEPIIDF, from the exons atggTTCAGTTTTGCCTTGGGAAAAAAATTCAACGTCGGTTTTCCATCCTTAGACGGTGCATTCTTCGGGCATGGAACCAAATTCTCATGTGTTCATTAGGGAAACCCATTCAGTATCATATGTTACCGCATCGCTTAACTGTTCCGACTCCGGTTGCCACCATCGTACCTACATCGGGAAGCGTGTCCTCTTCTCCGACTTCGTCTCCTCCGCCTCCTCCAATGTGTGTTAGTCACCACGATCATAAGGATTCTGATCTGGTTGCCTTAAAGATTAGTCTCCTGGGAGATTGCCAGATTGGAAAAACAAGTTTCTTG GCAAAGTATGTcggaaatgaaaaagaagagaagggaATGTTAAAAGGCGGAATGAATATGATGGATAAGACATTAATGGTTAAAGGTGCCCGTATTTCTTATAATCTTTGGGAAGTTGATG GTGATGAAGGATCCAGGGGCCAAATTCCTGTAGCTTGCAAAGACTCTGTTGCAATTTTGATCATGTTTGATCTCACTAGTCGGGTCACATTAAATGG TGTTATAAGATGGTACCAAGAAGCAAGGAAATGGAATCAG aaTGCAATTCCAATTATAATAGGGACCAAATTTGATGATTTCATTCAACTTCCAATAGATCTGCAATGGGCAATTGCAAGCCAG GCAAGAGCATATGCCAAGGCTGTGAACGCGACCCTCTTCTTTTCAAGTGCAACTTATAACATTAATGTAAATAAGATCTTCAAATTCATAACAGCAAAGCTTTTCGACCTGCCATGGACCCCTGAGCGCAACCTCACTGTGGGAGAGCCTATCATTGATTTCTGA